DNA from Longimicrobium sp.:
CGCCCGGGCGGGAGATGGCCTTCGACCACCGCCGCATCCTGGGCGACGCGCTGGCCCGGCTCAGGGGGAAGATCAAGTACCTGCCGGCGTCGCTGATGGCGCTCACCGGCGAGGACTTCACCCTCGACGAGTTGCAGTCCGCCTGCGAGGCCATCGCCGGGCGGCCGCTGCACCGCGCCAACTTCCGCCGCACCGTGGCCGCCGCCCGCGACGAGCGCCAGACGCGCACCCCGCGCATCGTCTCCGGCACCGGCCGGCGGCGCAAGCGGGCGGCGGGGGAGCCGGGCGTGGCCCCCGAGCTCTTCCGCTTCCGCCCCGACGCCGTGCGCGCCCGGCTCGACCCCTCGCTGCGGCTCCCCTTCCTGGGCGTGGCCGCCGGGCCGGAGGAAGGGTCTCCTTGACGCCCGCTCCAGCGCGCGCTATCTCTCCCGCGAGACGCATTGTTCTCGTTTCGAGAATCACATTGCCACCCGGAGGCGCATGACCGCCACCGTCCCCCCCGACCACCCCGGCGAGCGGGCCGAGGCGCTGCACGCGGGCCTGTGGCGCTTCCCGGCGCAGCTCTTCCGCTTCGACCCGCGCATGTGCGGCGGGTGGCTCTCCGACCGCTACTTCGTGCGCACCGAGAAGACGCTGGCGCACGCGGGCCGCGACCCCGTGGTCACCATGCAGGTCTTCGCCAAGAAGCAGGGGGTGCTGGCCGGAGTCTACGAGGCGATCCGGCTCCTGCAGACGCAGCTGGTCCCCGGCTACGAGGCGCGCGAGCTGGAGGTGCGCACCCTCCTGGAGGGCGACGCCATCAACCGCGCTGGCGACGACGACTGGGAGCCGGTGATGCACGTCACCGGGCGCTACCGCGGCTTCGCGCACCTGGAGACGCCGCTCCTGGGCGTGCTCGCCCGCCGCTCGCTGATCGCCACCAACACGCGCACCGTGGTCGAGGCCGCGCGGGGGAAGCCGGTGATCTTCATGGCGCCGCGCCACGACGACTGGCGCGTGCAGACGCCCGACGGCTACGCCGCGCAGGTCGGCGGCGCGCAGAGCGTCTCCAGCGACGCCGCCGGCGCCTGGTGGGGCGCGCGCGGGGTGGGCACCATGCCGCACGCCATGATCGCCGCCTTCGGAGGCGACACGGTGGCGGCCACGCTGGCCTTCGCGCGCTACCTGCGCGACTGCGAGCCCGACGTGCAGGTGATGAGCCTGGTGGACTACGACAACGACTCGGTGGGCACCTCGCTCGCCGTCGCGCGCGCCATGCGCGAGGAGTTCGGCGACGGCGTGCTCTCGGCCGTGCGCGTGGACACCAGCGAGCGGCTGATCGACTACGCGTTGCTCAAGGACGAGGAGCTGTGGGGCCGCGCCAAGCTCACCGGCGTCAACCCCTACCTGGTGCGCAAGCTGCGCGACGCGCTGGACGCGGAGGGGTTCGGTTACGTCGGCATCGTGGCGAGCGGCGGCTTCACGCCCGCCAAGATCCGGCGCTTCGAGGCCGAGGGCGTGCCGGTGATGGCGTACGGGATCGGCAGCAGCCTGCTGGGCCACAGCGACGGCTCGGGCAGCCTGCTGAACGACTTCGACTTCACCGCCGACCTGGTGAAGGTCGACGGCCGCGACGAGGGCAAGGTCGGCCGCCGCTACCGCGACAACCCGCGCATGGTCACGCTGGACTGGGGGCGGGTGGAGTAACGGCAGTGCGAAGTGCGATTAGTTCGTAGGGGCGAGGCATGCCTCGACCGGCGGACGTCGGCCCCGTGCGCGGCAGGCAGCCTCCTGCGCCGATGCCGGCTCGGTTCGGACTCGCATGCTCGCCCCTGCGCGACACATCACATGAAGGACGGCGGCGAGCCGTCGGGAGGATAGAGCCATGGCCGAGCGGATCGCGCGGGTCGGGTGGGTGGTGGACGCGCAGAACGACTTCCTGCTCCCCCCGGAGGAGAGCGGGCGCCTCTACGTGCACGACCTGTTCGACGGCGGCAGGGACCCCGGCGCGCGCCTCTGCGTGCCGGCGCTGACGCGGGCGGTGCGGTGGATGGAGGAGCACTGCGACGTGATGGTCTACACGGGCGACTGGCACGCCTACGGCGACGCCGAGATCGACACCGTGGCGCCGGACGCGCGGAAGGGGACCTACCCGCCGCACTGCATGGGGCTCTCGCCCGATCCCGGGGAGCGGCTGGGAGCCGAGGTCATCGAGCCGATCCGCCCCGCCGACCCGCTGGTGCTCGACCGCGGCGCCACCGAGGCCGACGCGCGCGAGGTCGCCCGCCGCGCGGTGGAGGAGCGGCGGCCGGTCTTCATCCGCAAGGACCGTTTCGACGTCTTCGAGGGCAACCCCGCCACCGACGCGCTCCTGCGCGAGCTGCGCCATCGCCTCGGCGCGCCGCTGGAGATCTACGTGGCGGGCGTGGCGCGCGACGTGTGCGTGAAGCAGGCGGTGGAGGGGATGCTCGCCCCCGTGCGCCGCTACGCGGTGACGGTGATCACCGACGCCACCTGGGGCCTGGGGCTGGAGGACGAAGCCGTGAGCCTGGAGCGCTGGAGCGGCGCCGGCGCCGCGCTCATCACCACGCGCGGGCTGGAGCTGCGGAGCCAGGAGCCCCGGGCCGCGGCGTAGATCACGCACGTCCATTCGCGGTTTCGCACTTCGCACTTAGCACTTCGCACTTAGCACTGGGGTTTCATGACCACGCCACTCGCCGCGCGCCTGGAAGTCGTCCAGGGCGACATCACCCGGCTCGACGTCGACGGCATCGTCAACGCGGCGAACACCTCGCTGCTGGGGGGCGGGGGAGTGGACGGGGCGATCCACCGCGCGGCCGGGCCGGGGCTGCTGGAGGAGTGCCGGGGGCTCGGCGGCTGCCGCACCGGCGAGGCGAAGCTCACCGGCGGCTACCGGCTCCCCGCGCGGTGGGTGATCCATACCGTCGGGCCGGTATGGCAGGGTGGTGAAAAGGGAGAAGACGAGCTGCTCGCGTCCGCGTACCGCAGCTCGCTCAAGCTCGCCGCCGGCAAGGAGATGCGCACCGTCGCGTTCCCGTCGATCAGCACCGGTGCATACCGCTTTCCGCTGGCGCGCGCCACGCGCATTGCGGTGCGTGAAGCGGCGGACTTTCTGGCCCGAAACCCCTATCCCCAGAAGGTGATCTTCTGCACGTTCGGAGAGGAGGCATACAGAGAATACTTGACGGCGGTGCAAGAGGCGGTTTAAATGATGTTCACACCGGAGACATTGCAGTCCATGTCCCCCCGACATCAACGGAACACGCGGACGCGAGCCGCGGCCGTACACGCCTGGACCGCCGCAACGGAGCCCCCATGGAAGAGCTGCGCGAAGTCAAAGAGATGCTCGACGAGATCAACGCCATAATCTCGAGCTACGACCCCATCCTCAAAGAGCAGGCGCGCGACATCCTGCTGGAGCGCGCTTTCGGCTCGGCGGGGCGGGCGCGGGCGCGTGCGGCGGCCGGGGGCGGCGAGGCGGCCGGCGAGGGCGAGGAGGCGCCGCGCCGGCGCGGGCGCCCGCGCGGCACCACGGGCGCGCGCCGCGGCGGCGCCAACGTGAGCGCGCTGCTGGAGCGCTGGCGCCCCGAGACCATGGCCGAGCGCGCGCTGCTGGGCGCCTACGTGCTGGCCCGCGGCCGGCCGGACCGCACCGTCACCAGCCAGGCCATCAACGCCGAGCTGAAGCGCAACGGCCTCCCGGTCCCCAACATCACCCGCGCCATCGAGTCGAACCTGCGCGCCAAGCCGCCGCTCATGGTGCAGAAGAAGAAGATGGGCACCACCCGCCAGGCCCGGAAGCAGTACGCGCTCACCCAGGAAGGCGCCGAGCTGGTCGAGAGCAAGCTCCAGGGCAGCTGACGTTCCGGACGCACTTGAACGGTCGCGCCCGCCTCCGCGAAGGGGCGGGCGCGTCCGTTTCGCTGTTGGTAGGGGCGAGCCTGCGAGTCCGAGCACAGGTAGCACCGGCGCTGGGGCCGCCTTCGGCGCACGAGCCGACATCCGCCGGTCGAGGCAGGCCTAAGGCAGGCCTCGCCCCTACGGATTACCGTCACGACCCGGTACACCCGGCTCGAAAGCGACCACGCCCGGGACTCGGATCCGAGTCCCGGGCGCGGCGTCCTGTCGTTCGATGCTGGGATCCGGCGCGGCCGCTCAGCGGGGCCTGC
Protein-coding regions in this window:
- a CDS encoding isochorismatase family protein — protein: MAERIARVGWVVDAQNDFLLPPEESGRLYVHDLFDGGRDPGARLCVPALTRAVRWMEEHCDVMVYTGDWHAYGDAEIDTVAPDARKGTYPPHCMGLSPDPGERLGAEVIEPIRPADPLVLDRGATEADAREVARRAVEERRPVFIRKDRFDVFEGNPATDALLRELRHRLGAPLEIYVAGVARDVCVKQAVEGMLAPVRRYAVTVITDATWGLGLEDEAVSLERWSGAGAALITTRGLELRSQEPRAAA
- a CDS encoding O-acetyl-ADP-ribose deacetylase, with the translated sequence MTTPLAARLEVVQGDITRLDVDGIVNAANTSLLGGGGVDGAIHRAAGPGLLEECRGLGGCRTGEAKLTGGYRLPARWVIHTVGPVWQGGEKGEDELLASAYRSSLKLAAGKEMRTVAFPSISTGAYRFPLARATRIAVREAADFLARNPYPQKVIFCTFGEEAYREYLTAVQEAV